A genome region from Arachidicoccus soli includes the following:
- a CDS encoding bestrophin family protein, translating into MLLEKRVPFLYLFKQIKYDLLFVFLMSVCTFSLKKLYGEQMPKIPVSLPAFLGTAISLLLSFKLSQSYDRWWEARKVWGAIVNDSRTMVLQLLNFSASDPKEDGLATKKTMSYRQIAWAYCLGQSLRNLDVISKAKEFISEADILYIEMQKNKPLALLNLQTKNLAELYTKGCINSFQEIQINNTLVELTNSMGKAERINNTVFPVTYRQILHLFIYIFLAIMSLALLEIDSLWEIPLDLVIALPFFMIEKTATYMQDPFMNKPTDTAITSIANTIETNIKQLWQDNDLPDPVDSKDAFYIL; encoded by the coding sequence ATGCTACTGGAAAAACGTGTGCCTTTTCTCTATCTTTTTAAGCAAATAAAATACGATTTACTTTTTGTTTTCTTAATGTCCGTCTGTACATTCTCCTTAAAAAAACTCTATGGTGAGCAGATGCCCAAGATACCGGTGTCTTTACCGGCATTTTTAGGAACAGCAATATCATTATTATTATCATTCAAACTGAGTCAATCTTACGATCGTTGGTGGGAAGCTCGTAAGGTTTGGGGAGCTATTGTCAATGATTCGCGTACTATGGTTTTGCAACTGCTTAATTTCTCTGCATCCGATCCTAAAGAGGATGGATTAGCCACAAAAAAAACAATGAGCTACCGGCAAATCGCTTGGGCCTATTGTCTTGGCCAATCATTAAGGAACTTAGATGTTATTTCAAAAGCTAAAGAATTTATTTCCGAGGCGGATATTTTATATATCGAAATGCAAAAAAATAAGCCTTTGGCACTGCTTAACTTGCAAACGAAAAACTTAGCAGAATTATATACTAAAGGGTGTATTAATTCTTTTCAAGAAATACAAATAAACAATACACTGGTTGAACTAACCAATTCTATGGGCAAGGCTGAAAGAATTAACAATACAGTATTTCCGGTTACTTACCGTCAAATATTGCATTTGTTCATCTATATATTCTTAGCAATTATGTCACTTGCCTTGTTGGAAATAGACAGCCTTTGGGAAATACCCCTAGATCTGGTTATTGCGTTGCCATTTTTTATGATAGAAAAAACAGCAACCTATATGCAAGACCCCTTTATGAATAAGCCCACCGACACAGCTATAACATCAATTGCCAATACGATTGAAACTAATATCAAACAATTATGGCAAGATAATGATCTTCCAGACCCCGTCGATTCTAAAGATGCTTTTTATATTTTATAA
- a CDS encoding ISNCY family transposase: protein MRQRFEQQLSLRMTPIAEVKFPLKSRDEMPPILKALQYIFITPQLNEQVFAILEDSICKGKRKTGRKGMDLWHILVLGVVRHAQGTNWDKLQYIANFDMLVRKVMGVHKSAFTEDEDEEEFNYQTILDNVSLLDEDTLIEINKLIVEAGYSLLKKKEEEALRLKTDSYAVETNVHFPTDLNLLWDSMRKCLDMIVKLREETPLKGWRKIKSLRQQLKTTFRATSFQVFKGKKEANKRASVQKYLAQAGMLVAKVDEVIADDSLAVSPLAIALVGELKRYRQYAVKQIDLIDRRLLKAEVIPATEKVHSIFEEHTEWLAKGKQNKKVELGHLLLITTDQYQFIVDYKVMQEQRDAAQITSLAQRLAKTLEGKQIASISFDKGFYSKENLATLQQTGVGQIILPKKGKLNQAEKQMQSEKSYKTLRHQHSAVESNINMLEHHGLGRCMDKGIKGFRRYVGISVLSYNLHILGNILVQTEKAAALKAEKSKLRKAA, encoded by the coding sequence ATGCGCCAAAGATTCGAACAACAACTAAGCCTGAGAATGACCCCTATTGCAGAAGTTAAATTCCCGCTGAAAAGTCGGGATGAGATGCCGCCTATTTTAAAGGCCCTGCAATATATCTTTATAACGCCCCAATTGAATGAACAGGTCTTTGCTATTTTGGAAGACAGCATTTGTAAGGGAAAGAGAAAAACGGGTCGCAAAGGCATGGACTTGTGGCATATTTTAGTACTAGGTGTGGTGCGCCACGCCCAAGGTACAAACTGGGATAAGCTGCAATACATTGCCAACTTTGATATGTTAGTAAGAAAGGTAATGGGCGTACATAAAAGTGCGTTCACAGAAGATGAAGATGAAGAGGAATTTAACTACCAGACAATCCTGGACAATGTTAGCTTATTAGACGAGGATACCCTGATAGAAATTAATAAGCTGATTGTGGAAGCCGGCTATTCACTGCTTAAAAAAAAAGAGGAAGAAGCCCTAAGACTAAAAACGGATAGTTATGCTGTAGAGACAAATGTGCATTTTCCCACGGATTTAAATTTACTATGGGACAGTATGCGTAAATGTCTGGATATGATTGTCAAGCTAAGAGAAGAAACTCCGCTTAAGGGGTGGCGTAAAATTAAAAGCCTGCGTCAACAACTTAAAACTACGTTTCGAGCCACCAGCTTTCAAGTGTTTAAAGGAAAAAAGGAAGCGAACAAAAGAGCAAGTGTACAAAAATATCTGGCTCAGGCAGGGATGCTTGTTGCCAAAGTAGATGAGGTGATAGCAGATGACAGCCTGGCTGTGTCCCCATTAGCAATTGCACTTGTAGGTGAGCTAAAACGCTATAGACAATACGCAGTAAAGCAAATAGATTTGATAGATCGGCGCTTGCTAAAGGCGGAAGTTATACCGGCAACAGAAAAGGTACATTCCATTTTTGAAGAGCATACGGAGTGGCTGGCCAAAGGGAAGCAAAATAAGAAAGTGGAATTGGGACATTTATTGCTTATTACCACAGATCAGTACCAATTTATCGTAGATTACAAAGTGATGCAGGAGCAAAGGGATGCCGCTCAGATAACTTCCTTAGCTCAAAGATTAGCAAAAACTCTGGAGGGAAAACAAATAGCCAGCATAAGCTTTGACAAGGGCTTCTATAGCAAAGAAAATCTGGCAACATTACAGCAGACCGGTGTCGGCCAAATCATACTACCGAAGAAAGGAAAATTGAACCAAGCCGAAAAACAAATGCAGTCAGAAAAGTCGTATAAAACATTGCGCCATCAGCATAGTGCTGTGGAGAGTAACATTAATATGCTGGAGCACCACGGACTGGGTAGGTGTATGGATAAAGGTATAAAAGGCTTTAGAAGATACGTTGGCATCAGTGTGCTGTCATATAATTTACACATACTAGGAAACATATTGGTGCAGACAGAAAAGGCAGCGGCTTTAAAAGCAGAGAAATCAAAACTAAGAAAGGCCGCATAG